The Pseudomonadota bacterium genomic interval GACCTCGCGTACCTGTCGGACGCCGACGCCCGAAGCCCCTCGACCGCTGCCCCTGGCGCCCACCTCTGGGACAATGGGGCAGACCCGCTGGCGCGGCTCGAGGAGCTGATGCGTATCCGTGCTCTGGCCCTGAAGAAGTTCTCGGCGGCAGTGCTGCGCCCGGGCCGGCCCCTCTACGAAGCCGAAGCGCGCCTGGTGCCCGTCTACCTGGTGCATCGCTATCAGCTGGAAGCGGCCGCCAAGCTCATCGGCGGCACCCATTACCGCTACGGCCTGCGCCGCGAAGCGGTGCCTGACCCTGCGCCGGTGAGTGCGAAGCGACAGCTACGGGCGATCGATGCCGTGCTCGGGGCCAGTGCAGTCGACACGCTCCTGGTTCGCCCCCACATACGTGCCCTGATGCATCCGCCGGAGAGCGAGTCGGCACGCACGCGCGAATACTTCACCCACCGGACGGGGCGGGTCTTCGACCCCAACGCCCCGGTGCGCGCCGGCGCCCAACTCACCGCGAGCCTGCTGCTGGATTCCCAACGCGCAGAACGCCTGCTGGCGCAGCAGGCACAGGACCCCGCACTACCGAGCCTCGATGTGCTGCTCGAGCGCATCGCGACCGATCGCATCCAGCTGAGCGAAGGGGGAACGTCGGCCAAGGCCGTGGCCGCGCGGGAGATCGCCTGGACCTTCCTACGGGAGCTGCAGCGCCTGAGCATCGACGCCAACGCGTCTCAAGGCGTGCGCACCACCGTGATGGGCACGCTGCGTGACATCCAAGGGTGGGCATCGGAGCAGGCGGCATCGTCTTACCACCAGGAACTCGCGGCCGAACTCACTCGCTTCCTCGAGCGGCCATCGGAAGCGTCGCTGGGGCCCCGGCATCCGATCCCGCCGGGCTCACCGATCTGACCGGACCGTCAGAGGCGCTTGTAGATGGTGTGCCCCAGGCGTTCGTAGCGATCGGCGGGGCCCGTCAGCTGCTCGGAATGGCCGATCATCAGCGTGTCGCCGGGTCGCTGGAGATCCGACTGACGCTGGAAGATCCGCGACTTCGTCTCGAGGTCGAAGTAGATGACGACGTTGCGATTGAAGATTACGTCGAAGGGGCCCTTCATCGGCCAATCGCCGAGCAGGTTCAGGCGCTTGAAGGTGAGCAGCTGACGCAATTCCGGCACGATCTCGTAGCTGCCGTCGGGGCGCTTCTGCGTCCAGCGGCTGCGGAAGTCTGCGGGCACCTTGGCTTCCTGGTAGATGCCCGCCTTGGCGTGGTCCAGCACCTGCGTGTCGATGTCGGTGGCGAGGATCTTGACGTCGTTGCGAATCGTGCGCGACGGGCCACCGAGCACGTCCATCACCACACTCGCGATCGAGTAGGGCTCCTCTCCGGTGGAGGATGCACAACACCAGATGCGAATGCGCTTCTGGTCGCGCAACGCCGGCAGCACGGTCTGCGCGAGGTAATCGAAGTGATGCCGCTCGCGAAAGAACGAGGTCATGTTGGTGGTGATGATGCTCGGTAGCGCATCCATCTCACCGCTGGTGGGGTCCTTCAGCAGCGCGATGTACTGATCGAAGTTACTGACCCCGATCTTGCGCATACGCTTGGCGAAGCGCGAGTACGCCAGCTGCCGCTTGATGTCCGGCAGCTGCACGCCGATCGTCGACGTGACCACCTCGCGGATGGTCTCGAAGTGTTGATCGGTGAACTCGAAGTTCTCGTCTTGGCCTTCGGCCGAGGGGGAGGAAGCAACCATTCTCTACGCTCCGTTAGCGGCCAACTTGGCCTCTTGGGCCTTGCCCAAGGGTCGATCACACCAGGAGACGACGGCGGCTGCGATCTCAGACAGCGGCAGCGTCTCGCAAGCGCCGCCGAGCTTGTGTGCCTCGCCCGGCATGCCCCACACCACGCTACTCGCCTCGTCCTGCGCAACCGTGAAAGCGCCGGCCTCGCGTTGGCGCACCATCGCGTGTGCGCCGTCGTTACCCATACCGGTCAAGATAACGCCTAGCTGGCGGCGCCCCATGAGTTCGGTGACAGAGTCGAACATCACCTCTACCGAGGGCCGGTGACCGTTGACACGATCTCCGG includes:
- a CDS encoding protein-glutamate O-methyltransferase CheR, with the protein product MVASSPSAEGQDENFEFTDQHFETIREVVTSTIGVQLPDIKRQLAYSRFAKRMRKIGVSNFDQYIALLKDPTSGEMDALPSIITTNMTSFFRERHHFDYLAQTVLPALRDQKRIRIWCCASSTGEEPYSIASVVMDVLGGPSRTIRNDVKILATDIDTQVLDHAKAGIYQEAKVPADFRSRWTQKRPDGSYEIVPELRQLLTFKRLNLLGDWPMKGPFDVIFNRNVVIYFDLETKSRIFQRQSDLQRPGDTLMIGHSEQLTGPADRYERLGHTIYKRL